In one window of Chryseobacterium sp. JV274 DNA:
- a CDS encoding SusC/RagA family TonB-linked outer membrane protein, giving the protein MDKRVHSIKWLYLTVFLLPVLAMAQEKETKKETEKNIDEVVLVGYSKVSKKDVTNAVGSVKADEVKDMPVNSAAEAIQGRVAGVQITASEGSPGAEVEIKVRGGTSITQSNAPLYIVDGIQMDNALSIISPKEIESIEVLKDAASTSIYGSRGANGVVLITTKGGRKKAAAQVNYSGYTGVRKITNTIPVLDPYEFVMYQYELYNKNGIADDMTTFTTRYGNFNELADKYGNIKKRDWQNELFGKEAFNFTHNLSLTGGSDKSTFSLTLNHVEEDGIMLKSGFRRSMANFKYDYDISKKLKVGFNARYSRQLISGAGTSASGSQGTNRLRNAVRYQPFEGGSNVPIDDFDPNYATLTNLVNPLILNDNEVKDAKTNDLLLNAYLNYNITKNLTFRSVVGYVQKDNFINQFWGTVTNDARSNNNQPIVQLTRNQTRRITNTNTLNYTQKFGNHKVDLLLGEETVQTDGETSSTYTKWLPVSISPNEAFANIQSATPPSGMIQDAPKTGALPPDRLLSFFGRANYIFNNKYIVTASIRADASNVFGAGNRWGTFPAVSVAWKLKEENFLKNKEWLEELKLRFGYGLAGNNRIPAYLYDTFFTTSTDYGYTFGSGVTPGATTGNTLANKNVTWEATVSKNLGIDFGFFNGRLYGSIDGYITDTKDLLVLAKIPQTSGYEYQYQNSGKTQNKGLEFTMGGLIVNKENFTWKTDFNISANKNIIKSLGANVSGGNDYYLVASGWVNSLYDFIAKVGNPVGTYYGYVTEGRYEISDFDYNATSQAYTLKTGVPSSSAVANGSKPIQPGDLKLKDLNGDGQITAADQTELGSAQPKFFGGFSQTFRYRNWDMSLFFNFSIGNKVYNANKIEFTTQYLYRDNNMSAEVADRWRWFNDQGIKVTDPTALAALNANTTMWTPPQGNYILHSYAIEDGSFLRLNNVTIGYSLPKGSLEMLGIKNFRLYATVNNLFTITGYKGYDPEASTRKNPLTPGVDYAAYPRSRFILTGIDLTF; this is encoded by the coding sequence ATGGATAAAAGAGTACATTCAATAAAGTGGTTATATTTAACTGTCTTTCTACTTCCTGTCCTTGCTATGGCTCAAGAAAAAGAAACTAAAAAGGAAACCGAAAAAAACATTGATGAAGTGGTTTTGGTAGGTTATTCTAAAGTTTCAAAAAAAGATGTCACCAATGCCGTTGGTTCCGTAAAGGCTGACGAAGTAAAAGATATGCCTGTAAATAGTGCAGCAGAAGCAATTCAGGGAAGAGTTGCCGGTGTTCAGATCACGGCCAGTGAAGGTTCACCCGGCGCTGAAGTTGAAATTAAGGTAAGAGGGGGTACTTCTATTACACAAAGTAATGCTCCTCTCTATATCGTAGACGGAATCCAGATGGATAACGCTCTCTCGATTATTTCTCCTAAAGAAATTGAATCTATTGAAGTATTAAAAGATGCTGCTTCTACCTCTATCTATGGATCGCGAGGTGCCAACGGTGTTGTTTTGATCACCACAAAAGGCGGACGCAAAAAAGCTGCTGCTCAAGTCAATTACAGCGGTTATACTGGGGTAAGAAAAATCACAAACACCATCCCTGTTCTTGACCCTTATGAATTTGTAATGTATCAGTACGAGCTTTATAATAAAAACGGTATAGCTGACGACATGACTACCTTTACAACCCGATATGGTAATTTCAATGAACTTGCTGATAAATACGGAAATATAAAGAAGAGAGACTGGCAGAATGAGCTTTTCGGAAAAGAAGCTTTCAACTTCACTCACAATTTAAGCTTAACAGGCGGTTCCGATAAATCTACTTTTTCCTTGACGTTAAATCATGTGGAAGAAGATGGGATTATGCTCAAGTCCGGCTTCAGGAGAAGCATGGCCAATTTCAAGTATGATTATGATATTTCAAAAAAGCTGAAGGTTGGATTTAATGCACGATACAGCCGACAGCTGATTTCCGGGGCCGGAACTTCGGCAAGCGGATCTCAGGGTACCAACAGATTAAGAAACGCTGTAAGATACCAGCCTTTTGAAGGAGGAAGCAATGTTCCTATTGATGATTTTGATCCTAACTACGCCACATTAACCAATCTTGTAAATCCTCTGATTTTAAATGATAATGAAGTAAAGGATGCAAAAACAAATGATTTATTACTAAATGCGTACTTGAATTATAACATTACGAAAAATTTAACTTTCAGAAGTGTTGTAGGGTATGTTCAGAAAGATAATTTCATCAATCAGTTCTGGGGTACTGTTACCAATGATGCAAGATCCAATAACAATCAGCCGATTGTACAGTTAACGAGAAACCAGACCAGAAGGATTACCAATACCAACACTTTAAATTATACCCAAAAATTCGGAAATCATAAAGTAGATTTATTATTGGGAGAAGAAACCGTACAAACTGACGGAGAAACTTCAAGTACATATACCAAATGGCTCCCAGTTTCTATCTCACCTAATGAGGCTTTTGCTAATATCCAATCTGCAACTCCACCTTCAGGGATGATTCAGGATGCTCCTAAAACCGGTGCATTGCCTCCGGACAGACTTCTTTCCTTTTTTGGTAGAGCAAACTATATTTTTAATAATAAATATATCGTAACAGCCTCCATAAGAGCCGATGCATCCAATGTATTCGGAGCAGGAAACAGATGGGGAACTTTTCCTGCAGTTTCTGTAGCTTGGAAACTTAAAGAAGAAAATTTCCTTAAAAATAAAGAATGGCTGGAGGAGCTTAAATTACGTTTCGGATACGGTCTTGCAGGAAACAACAGAATTCCGGCCTACCTGTATGATACTTTTTTCACGACTTCCACTGACTATGGATATACCTTCGGAAGCGGTGTAACTCCAGGAGCTACTACAGGAAATACTTTGGCAAACAAGAACGTAACATGGGAAGCCACCGTATCTAAAAACTTAGGGATCGACTTCGGTTTTTTTAACGGAAGATTATATGGTAGTATCGACGGATATATTACTGATACAAAAGATTTGTTGGTCTTAGCAAAAATTCCCCAGACCTCAGGATATGAGTATCAATATCAAAATTCAGGAAAAACGCAGAACAAAGGTCTGGAATTTACCATGGGAGGACTTATTGTCAATAAAGAAAATTTCACATGGAAAACAGACTTCAATATTTCTGCCAATAAAAATATTATTAAAAGCCTGGGGGCAAATGTTTCGGGAGGAAATGATTATTATCTGGTGGCTTCAGGATGGGTAAACAGTTTGTACGACTTCATTGCCAAAGTTGGAAATCCGGTAGGTACGTATTATGGATATGTAACTGAGGGACGATATGAGATCAGTGATTTTGATTACAATGCGACCTCTCAGGCCTATACTTTGAAAACCGGAGTTCCAAGCAGCAGTGCTGTGGCTAACGGTTCTAAACCAATTCAGCCGGGAGATCTTAAATTGAAAGATCTGAATGGTGACGGACAAATCACAGCAGCTGACCAGACCGAGCTGGGAAGCGCACAGCCAAAATTCTTCGGAGGTTTCAGCCAGACTTTCAGATACAGAAACTGGGATATGAGCTTATTCTTTAACTTCTCTATCGGAAACAAAGTATATAATGCCAATAAAATAGAGTTTACCACTCAGTATCTATATAGAGACAACAACATGTCGGCAGAAGTTGCAGACAGATGGAGATGGTTCAACGATCAGGGGATAAAAGTTACCGATCCTACAGCTCTGGCTGCATTAAACGCAAATACTACCATGTGGACTCCTCCGCAAGGAAATTACATCCTCCATTCTTACGCCATCGAAGATGGATCTTTCTTAAGGTTGAATAATGTTACCATAGGATATAGCCTGCCAAAAGGCTCTCTGGAGATGCTTGGTATCAAAAATTTCAGGTTGTATGCAACAGTGAATAATTTATTTACCATCACAGGTTACAAAGGATATGATCCTGAAGCCAGTACAAGAAAAAATCCTTTAACTCCGGGAGTTGATTATGCTGCATATCCTAGAAGCAGATTTATTTTAACAGGTATTGATTTAACCTTTTAA